In Achromobacter spanius, the following proteins share a genomic window:
- a CDS encoding CBS domain-containing protein, protein MLKVSEILRVKGDTLYTASPDMPVSQAVQTMSEQDIGSLVIMEFGTLTGMLTFREIIRHMHAHGGAGETTIRSIMDDAPVSVSPNTSADEVQRLMLEKHARYIPVMDGPTLMGVISFYDMAQAIVAAQQFENNMLKAYIRDWPTESAEPAKS, encoded by the coding sequence ATGTTGAAGGTCAGCGAGATTTTGCGCGTCAAGGGCGACACGCTCTATACGGCGTCGCCCGACATGCCTGTGTCCCAGGCCGTGCAAACCATGAGCGAGCAGGACATAGGCTCGCTTGTCATCATGGAATTCGGCACCCTGACCGGCATGCTCACGTTCCGCGAGATCATCCGCCACATGCACGCGCATGGCGGCGCCGGTGAAACCACCATCCGGTCCATCATGGACGATGCGCCGGTCAGTGTGTCTCCCAACACCAGCGCCGACGAAGTGCAGCGCCTGATGCTGGAAAAGCATGCGCGCTACATCCCGGTCATGGACGGCCCGACCCTGATGGGCGTCATTTCGTTCTATGACATGGCGCAGGCGATCGTGGCGGCTCAGCAGTTTGAAAACAACATGCTGAAAGCCTACATCCGCGACTGGCCGACCGAAAGCGCGGAACCCGCCAAGTCATGA
- a CDS encoding protein adenylyltransferase SelO, whose product MNAHSLSELRAVNTFAALPAAFYTRLTPQGLNNPRLLHANADAAALLGLDPSVLTSPEFLQVFSGSEPLPGGDTLAAVYSGHQFGVWAGQLGDGRAHLLGEVQGPDGGWELQLKGAGMTPYSRMGDGRAVLRSSVREYLASEAMHGLGIPTTRALALVVSDDPVMRETVETAAIVTRMSPSFVRFGSFEHWSSRRQPELLKTLADYVIDRFYPQCREAPAGQSHDSPDGVTPYINLLREVTHRTARLMADWQAVGFCHGVMNTDNMSILGLTLDYGPYGFMDGFRLGHVCNHSDSEGRYSWNRQPSVALWNLYRLGGSLHVLVQDVDRLRAVLDEFEAVFTRAFHDRMGAKLGLAAWRPADEALLDDLLKLMDANQADFTLSWRRLADAVLGQRNGFEDLFIDRPAAAAWLDRLLARQAQDGRPAQEIADGMNRVNPLYVLRNHLAEEAIRAAKTGDASEIDTLMTLLRSPYEAKPGYERYAGLPPDWAGSLEVSCSS is encoded by the coding sequence ATGAATGCACACTCCCTATCCGAACTGCGCGCGGTCAATACATTTGCCGCGTTGCCCGCTGCCTTCTATACCCGCCTGACGCCGCAAGGCCTGAATAACCCGCGGCTGTTGCACGCCAACGCCGACGCGGCCGCGCTGCTTGGCCTGGACCCGTCCGTCCTGACTAGCCCCGAGTTTTTGCAGGTTTTTTCCGGTTCGGAACCGCTGCCGGGCGGCGACACGCTGGCCGCGGTCTACAGCGGACATCAGTTCGGCGTGTGGGCGGGCCAGCTCGGAGACGGGCGCGCCCACCTGTTGGGCGAGGTCCAGGGGCCGGACGGGGGCTGGGAACTGCAACTGAAGGGTGCCGGGATGACGCCGTACTCACGTATGGGAGACGGCCGCGCCGTGTTGCGCTCATCCGTGCGTGAATACCTGGCCAGTGAGGCCATGCACGGTCTGGGGATTCCCACGACGCGCGCACTGGCGCTGGTGGTTTCAGATGACCCGGTCATGCGAGAAACCGTGGAAACCGCCGCCATCGTGACGCGAATGTCGCCCAGCTTCGTTCGATTCGGTTCGTTTGAACATTGGTCATCGCGCCGACAGCCGGAATTGTTGAAGACGCTGGCCGACTACGTCATTGACCGCTTTTACCCGCAATGTCGCGAGGCGCCGGCGGGCCAATCGCATGACTCGCCGGATGGCGTGACGCCCTACATCAACTTGCTGCGCGAGGTCACGCACCGCACGGCGCGGTTGATGGCCGACTGGCAGGCGGTGGGCTTTTGCCATGGTGTCATGAACACCGACAACATGTCCATTCTGGGGCTCACGCTGGATTACGGCCCGTACGGCTTCATGGACGGATTCCGCCTGGGACACGTGTGCAACCATTCCGATTCGGAAGGGCGCTATTCCTGGAACCGCCAGCCGTCGGTGGCGCTGTGGAACCTGTACCGCCTGGGCGGCAGCCTGCATGTGCTGGTGCAAGACGTTGACCGCCTGCGCGCCGTGCTGGACGAGTTCGAGGCGGTCTTCACGCGCGCCTTCCACGACCGCATGGGCGCCAAGCTGGGGCTGGCGGCATGGCGGCCGGCCGATGAGGCCTTGCTGGACGACCTGCTCAAGCTGATGGACGCCAACCAGGCGGATTTCACCCTGTCATGGCGCCGGCTGGCGGACGCGGTGCTGGGACAGCGCAACGGGTTCGAAGATCTGTTCATCGATCGTCCGGCGGCTGCGGCCTGGCTAGACAGGCTGCTGGCGCGCCAGGCGCAGGACGGGCGGCCCGCGCAGGAAATCGCTGACGGCATGAACCGCGTCAACCCCTTGTATGTATTGCGCAATCACCTGGCCGAAGAGGCAATCCGGGCGGCAAAGACGGGCGACGCAAGCGAAATCGATACCTTGATGACGCTGCTGCGCAGTCCGTACGAGGCGAAACCGGGGTATGAACGCTATGCCGGTCTGCCCCCGGATTGGGCCGGAAGTTTGGAAGTCAGCTGCTCGTCTTGA
- a CDS encoding HAMP domain-containing sensor histidine kinase — MLRLGMLACAFFWPGAVLARGITSPYEDILLGLTAGVAMTCGLACLMAWVCTRSSLFGAGLAFMLLEGVFRSLPMLLPPGALQAGSFAALLALTAPLLTGAPQPGAPQPGGPQTGGPQTGTPQAARVASACRGLSMALACVAALALIFVYETESGLIPALVAGTCACLSVALTAWFAVQAVRRKAGRPLAMALACIYAASAWMLGHDAWLSSGADTTGTPIELARLLLVAGALLGVALRWQSHEPFAVRRDVHDHADAEHVAQGELRVAELAGALDTQRQMNALISHELRAPLSTISAAAQSLDMILSDSGEAVDTRLARIHRSVARMTELMDQLLNQDRLGDQAWTPRGEHTDLAELARDVAAAMQPDTAHALMVQADAPLPVFCDRPLTSVVVRNLIHNAIKYSPANEPVRVETGQVRVGDAQMAWLAVVDRGPGIEEQEQARVFEPHFRRSAHRETQGMGIGLYLARRICQNQGGSLTLQSKVGVGTRFVITLPVNEPGQSGANQAANT, encoded by the coding sequence TTGTTGCGACTCGGCATGCTGGCGTGCGCGTTCTTCTGGCCTGGCGCGGTGCTGGCGCGTGGCATCACGTCCCCTTACGAAGACATCCTGCTTGGCTTGACCGCGGGCGTGGCGATGACGTGCGGCCTGGCATGCCTGATGGCCTGGGTCTGCACCCGGTCGTCGCTTTTCGGCGCGGGCCTGGCCTTCATGTTGCTGGAAGGCGTATTTCGTTCATTACCCATGCTGCTGCCGCCCGGTGCGTTGCAGGCCGGCTCTTTTGCCGCGCTATTGGCGCTGACCGCTCCTCTGCTGACGGGGGCGCCTCAGCCGGGGGCGCCTCAGCCGGGAGGGCCTCAGACGGGGGGGCCTCAGACGGGAACGCCACAAGCCGCCAGGGTTGCCAGCGCCTGCCGCGGCCTCAGCATGGCGCTGGCGTGCGTGGCCGCGTTGGCGCTGATCTTCGTCTACGAAACCGAAAGCGGCCTGATTCCAGCCTTGGTCGCCGGAACGTGCGCCTGCCTGAGCGTGGCGCTGACGGCCTGGTTCGCGGTGCAAGCCGTTCGGCGCAAAGCCGGCCGCCCCCTGGCAATGGCCTTGGCCTGCATCTACGCGGCATCAGCATGGATGCTGGGCCATGACGCCTGGCTGTCCAGCGGCGCCGACACCACCGGCACGCCGATTGAGCTTGCCAGGCTGTTGCTGGTGGCCGGTGCGCTGCTGGGCGTGGCGCTCAGGTGGCAAAGCCACGAGCCCTTCGCCGTGCGCCGCGACGTTCACGACCACGCCGATGCGGAACACGTGGCGCAGGGCGAATTGCGTGTGGCGGAACTGGCTGGTGCGCTGGACACGCAACGCCAAATGAACGCCCTGATTTCACATGAACTGCGGGCGCCGCTATCCACCATCAGTGCGGCGGCGCAATCCCTGGACATGATTCTGTCCGACAGCGGTGAAGCCGTCGACACGCGCCTGGCCCGCATCCACCGCTCTGTGGCGCGCATGACGGAATTGATGGATCAGTTGCTGAATCAAGACCGTCTGGGCGATCAGGCCTGGACGCCGCGCGGCGAACATACCGACCTGGCCGAACTGGCGCGCGACGTGGCGGCGGCAATGCAACCCGACACCGCTCACGCGCTGATGGTTCAAGCGGACGCCCCCTTGCCCGTGTTTTGCGACCGCCCGCTGACCAGCGTCGTGGTGCGCAACCTGATTCACAACGCGATCAAATATTCGCCGGCCAATGAACCCGTCAGGGTAGAAACCGGCCAGGTTCGCGTCGGTGACGCGCAAATGGCATGGCTGGCCGTGGTGGACCGTGGCCCGGGTATTGAAGAGCAGGAGCAGGCGCGTGTGTTCGAACCGCATTTCCGGCGTTCCGCGCATCGGGAAACGCAGGGCATGGGTATTGGGCTATATCTGGCTCGGCGCATTTGTCAGAACCAGGGGGGCTCGCTGACCCTGCAGAGCAAGGTCGGCGTGGGCACCCGCTTTGTCATCACCCTGCCCGTCAACGAGCCCGGCCAATCTGGCGCGAATCAGGCTGCGAACACGTAA
- a CDS encoding bifunctional diguanylate cyclase/phosphodiesterase, whose translation MSTLRRLLFCTALLVGFILLGAQALGMLAAHRYLNAQLAQQSEGGASALAWALAHASSSHEERAALADELFEQGLYTQVRITNEGDASIIERNNAQATAARNGDWRNAWLMVQAPPISRPYVSLDGGARGTVTVQADTRLARDTLWQGGVRVLGLVLAAGVFWALFAINLVRWIEARTSRDICERVRALAPGHNAPPSGSCELAGVDQALVDAQRRVAATVEEQNAKIESLQSEIYRDPITRLSNRKHFIDQFRAALADKTWEAGGHVLMFRQRDLAQINRHLSRAFTDQWLRSSSDRLRKLITEFGGPTAQLARISGSDFALLMPRTSAPQASVLAERVRRELRSLRVPMDKYGWCRWALAMAAYAPGDNMSDTLARLDHALMCAESAEDDQITPASQAADSTRIGEYSWHDALVTALEQHRFSLSVLPLHAVQGELLHHEASLTLHDTTGGDPVPASIFMPPAVRLGLSAECDIQAIRLGLDWLFTHSAALTVPVSLASLAQSSFLSRLERMLADRPALTVRLIIEVDADGLIEQAADLRQLCNIVTAAGGRVGLSRLSQQFGAMERLHEFPVSYLKLCGSFITGLLYSPGSQHLAATVMTTAATLGMAVYAEDVPDLATQDILEDLGVRAIRGAVVNFALTRELAPDHQWVPS comes from the coding sequence ATGTCGACATTACGCCGATTACTTTTTTGCACTGCTCTCCTGGTCGGCTTCATCCTGCTTGGCGCCCAGGCGCTGGGGATGCTGGCCGCCCATCGCTATCTGAACGCCCAACTTGCCCAGCAGAGCGAGGGCGGGGCCAGCGCACTGGCGTGGGCCTTGGCGCACGCCTCATCCAGCCACGAAGAACGGGCAGCGTTGGCTGATGAATTGTTCGAGCAGGGGCTGTATACGCAGGTGCGCATCACCAACGAAGGCGATGCCTCCATCATTGAGCGGAACAACGCGCAAGCCACCGCCGCCCGCAACGGCGATTGGCGCAATGCCTGGCTGATGGTCCAGGCCCCGCCGATATCGCGTCCCTATGTGTCGCTGGATGGCGGCGCGCGCGGCACGGTAACGGTGCAAGCGGATACCCGATTAGCGCGCGACACGCTGTGGCAAGGTGGGGTCCGGGTCCTGGGGCTGGTGTTGGCGGCGGGCGTCTTCTGGGCGCTGTTCGCCATCAACCTGGTGCGATGGATTGAGGCGAGGACGTCGCGCGACATCTGCGAACGTGTACGCGCCTTGGCGCCCGGCCACAATGCCCCGCCAAGCGGATCGTGTGAACTGGCGGGCGTGGACCAGGCTCTGGTTGACGCGCAGCGCCGGGTGGCCGCCACCGTCGAAGAACAGAATGCCAAGATTGAATCGCTGCAAAGCGAAATCTATCGGGACCCGATCACCCGCCTGTCCAACCGCAAGCATTTCATTGACCAATTCCGAGCGGCGCTGGCCGATAAAACCTGGGAAGCGGGCGGCCACGTCCTGATGTTCCGACAGCGCGATCTGGCCCAGATCAACCGCCATCTGTCGCGCGCGTTCACGGATCAGTGGCTGCGATCGTCATCCGACCGCCTGCGCAAGCTGATTACCGAATTTGGCGGACCCACGGCGCAACTTGCCCGGATCAGCGGCTCGGACTTCGCGCTCTTGATGCCCCGCACCTCGGCACCTCAGGCCAGCGTGCTGGCCGAACGGGTACGACGCGAACTGCGTTCGCTGCGGGTGCCCATGGACAAATACGGATGGTGTCGCTGGGCGCTGGCGATGGCCGCTTACGCCCCCGGTGACAACATGAGCGATACGCTGGCGCGGCTGGACCACGCCCTGATGTGCGCTGAAAGCGCCGAAGACGATCAGATCACCCCCGCCAGCCAGGCGGCCGACAGCACGCGCATCGGCGAATACAGTTGGCACGACGCCTTGGTCACCGCCCTGGAACAGCATCGATTTTCGCTATCGGTACTGCCGCTGCATGCCGTGCAGGGCGAGCTGCTTCACCATGAAGCCAGCCTGACGTTGCACGACACGACCGGTGGCGATCCCGTTCCGGCTTCAATTTTCATGCCGCCCGCGGTTCGCCTGGGCCTGTCGGCCGAATGCGACATACAGGCTATCCGCTTGGGACTGGACTGGCTGTTCACCCATTCGGCGGCGCTGACGGTGCCGGTTTCCCTGGCGTCGCTGGCGCAAAGCTCGTTCCTGTCGCGGCTTGAACGCATGCTGGCCGACCGCCCGGCATTGACCGTGCGCCTGATCATCGAGGTAGACGCCGACGGGCTGATCGAGCAAGCCGCCGATCTGCGCCAGCTTTGCAACATCGTCACGGCGGCTGGCGGCCGCGTCGGCCTGTCTCGGCTGTCGCAGCAGTTCGGCGCAATGGAACGGCTGCACGAATTCCCCGTGTCGTATTTAAAGCTGTGTGGCAGCTTCATTACCGGCTTGCTCTACAGCCCCGGCAGCCAGCACCTGGCCGCCACCGTCATGACCACCGCGGCAACCCTGGGCATGGCCGTCTATGCCGAAGACGTGCCCGACCTGGCCACCCAGGACATCCTGGAAGATCTGGGTGTCCGCGCGATACGCGGGGCTGTCGTAAACTTCGCCCTTACGCGCGAACTCGCGCCGGATCATCAATGGGTTCCTAGTTGA
- the aroC gene encoding chorismate synthase: MPGNTLGTLFTVTNFGESHGPAIGCVVDGCPPGLSLDASDIQLELDRRRPGTSRHVTQRQEADQVEILSGVYEGVTTGTPIGLLIRNTDARSKDYSNIADTFRPGHADFAYWRKFGVRDPRGGGRSSARLTAPTVAAGAIAKKWLAEQYGVKVRGYMSQLGPVAIPFLSWDEVPNNPFYAPNAEVVPELEAYMDQLRRDGDSVGARIEVVAENLPAGWGEPIYDRLDADIAHVMMGLNAVKGVSIGAGFDCIAQRGSEHGDEITPDGFLTNHAGGVLGGISTGQPITVSLAIKPTSSIRVERRSVNRANEPVMVQTLGRHDPCVGIRATPIAEAMLALVLIDHALRHRGQCGDPL, from the coding sequence ATGCCCGGCAATACCCTTGGTACTCTTTTTACCGTCACGAATTTCGGCGAATCCCACGGGCCGGCTATCGGTTGCGTGGTGGACGGCTGCCCCCCGGGGCTGAGTCTGGACGCGTCCGATATCCAGTTGGAGCTGGATCGCCGCCGCCCTGGCACCTCGCGCCATGTCACGCAGCGCCAGGAAGCCGATCAGGTCGAAATCCTCTCCGGGGTATATGAAGGTGTCACCACCGGCACGCCGATCGGCCTGCTGATCCGCAACACTGATGCTCGCAGCAAAGACTATTCGAACATCGCCGACACGTTTCGGCCCGGCCATGCCGATTTTGCCTACTGGCGCAAGTTTGGCGTGCGCGACCCGCGCGGTGGCGGCCGTTCATCGGCCCGCCTGACGGCGCCTACGGTCGCGGCCGGCGCCATCGCCAAGAAGTGGCTGGCCGAGCAATACGGCGTCAAGGTGCGCGGCTACATGAGCCAGTTGGGTCCGGTCGCCATCCCGTTCCTGTCCTGGGACGAAGTGCCCAACAACCCTTTCTACGCACCTAACGCCGAGGTCGTGCCGGAACTGGAAGCCTATATGGACCAGTTGCGCCGCGATGGCGATTCGGTTGGCGCCCGCATTGAAGTCGTGGCCGAGAACCTGCCCGCAGGCTGGGGCGAGCCCATCTACGACCGCCTGGATGCCGACATCGCGCACGTGATGATGGGGTTGAACGCCGTCAAGGGCGTGTCCATCGGCGCGGGCTTTGACTGCATTGCGCAGCGCGGCTCCGAGCATGGTGACGAAATCACGCCTGATGGCTTTCTGACCAATCACGCCGGTGGCGTGTTGGGCGGCATTTCAACGGGCCAGCCGATCACCGTGTCGCTGGCCATCAAGCCCACGTCCAGCATCCGCGTGGAACGTCGCTCGGTCAACCGCGCGAACGAACCCGTCATGGTGCAAACGCTGGGCCGTCACGACCCTTGCGTCGGCATTCGCGCAACGCCCATCGCGGAAGCCATGCTGGCGCTGGTGCTGATCGACCACGCGCTGCGCCATCGTGGGCAGTGCGGCGATCCCCTCTGA
- a CDS encoding response regulator transcription factor: MPGADGLLCIGLLEDDADFREELALGLGGYGFRVAFACDNAAAFYRRLQEQPCDIVILDAHLPGEDGFSVATRLRALSPVGIVMLTGRSALEDRVRGLEGGADVYMTKPVDLLELSSVIRSLARRMRLAKAPRPADAESRASADSTWSLQDGGWILVAPDGASLHLSAQERTFLMALMDAAGNAVSRQVLAELFLPESPGGFELRRIDVLVSRLRAKAQTAGLKLPVLSVRGQGYVFAA, from the coding sequence ATGCCTGGCGCAGATGGTTTGCTATGTATCGGTCTGCTTGAGGATGACGCCGACTTCCGAGAGGAACTGGCGTTAGGCCTGGGCGGCTATGGTTTTCGGGTAGCGTTTGCTTGTGACAATGCGGCCGCGTTTTATCGTCGGCTGCAGGAGCAGCCGTGCGACATCGTCATACTGGATGCGCATCTTCCAGGTGAAGACGGCTTTTCCGTCGCCACGCGGCTGCGGGCATTGAGCCCGGTAGGCATTGTCATGCTGACAGGTCGTAGCGCCCTGGAAGACCGGGTGCGCGGCCTGGAAGGCGGCGCGGACGTCTATATGACCAAGCCTGTGGACTTGCTTGAACTCAGCTCCGTGATTCGCAGCCTGGCTCGCCGCATGCGGCTGGCCAAGGCGCCGCGTCCGGCCGACGCCGAATCGCGAGCATCGGCGGACAGCACCTGGTCATTACAGGACGGGGGCTGGATCCTGGTGGCGCCAGACGGCGCATCGCTGCACTTGAGCGCACAGGAACGGACGTTCCTGATGGCCCTGATGGATGCGGCAGGCAATGCCGTCAGCCGCCAGGTATTGGCGGAATTGTTCTTGCCCGAGAGTCCAGGTGGATTCGAACTGCGCCGCATCGATGTGCTGGTGAGCCGCCTGCGCGCCAAGGCGCAAACCGCCGGCCTCAAGCTGCCGGTCTTGTCGGTGCGCGGCCAAGGTTACGTGTTCGCAGCCTGA
- a CDS encoding M48 family metallopeptidase codes for MNRKRHLLRGAGAGLALAVLAGCTGMNTTQSGAIGVNRTQYMSSLVPSQALEQEASQQYADILKQAQAKGLLDRDAQQLARVRTISQRLVAQAGIFRPDAAGWKWEVHVLSSDEVNAWCMPGGKIAVYTGLISKIKPTDDELAAVIGHEIAHALREHARERVSQQMATNLGLSVLSIATGSSAASDLGGQLTDVMFSLPNSRTHETEADRMGVELAARAGYDPRAAVTLWQKMGAASSGSAPPEILSTHPSAESRITDLQAAAQQVLPLYQQAKK; via the coding sequence ATGAATCGTAAACGTCATCTGTTGCGCGGCGCTGGCGCCGGGCTTGCCCTGGCCGTGCTGGCGGGCTGCACGGGCATGAACACCACGCAGTCCGGCGCCATCGGCGTCAACCGTACGCAGTACATGTCCAGCCTGGTGCCGTCCCAAGCGCTGGAGCAGGAAGCCAGCCAGCAATACGCCGACATCCTCAAACAGGCGCAAGCCAAGGGCTTGCTGGATCGCGATGCGCAGCAATTGGCGCGCGTGCGCACCATTTCCCAGCGGCTTGTTGCGCAGGCGGGCATTTTTCGCCCAGATGCGGCGGGCTGGAAATGGGAAGTCCACGTCTTGTCCAGCGATGAGGTCAACGCCTGGTGCATGCCCGGGGGCAAGATTGCCGTCTATACCGGCCTGATCTCCAAGATCAAGCCGACCGACGATGAGCTTGCCGCAGTGATCGGCCACGAGATTGCCCACGCGCTGCGCGAGCATGCGCGTGAGCGCGTTTCGCAGCAGATGGCCACGAACCTGGGCTTGTCGGTGTTGTCGATCGCCACGGGTTCCAGCGCTGCTTCCGACCTGGGCGGCCAGCTGACCGACGTGATGTTCTCGTTGCCCAACAGCCGCACGCATGAAACGGAAGCGGATCGCATGGGTGTCGAACTGGCGGCCCGGGCAGGTTACGACCCCCGCGCCGCGGTGACCTTATGGCAAAAGATGGGGGCGGCCAGTAGCGGCAGTGCGCCGCCGGAAATCTTGTCGACGCACCCGTCGGCCGAGTCTCGCATCACCGATCTGCAAGCCGCCGCCCAGCAAGTATTGCCGCTGTATCAGCAGGCGAAGAAATAG
- a CDS encoding YihY family inner membrane protein: MNRPAESVAATPAATKPATPRSSWLVRAGRVFRFTLQRANEEKLLQVASSLTFTTVLAIVPMLAVVLSLFTAFPVFQEFRVALEDFLANSLMPPSVSDNIMDYLNQFARQASRLTAIGGAFLLVTSLLLIMTIDQAFNDIWHVTRQRPLRQRALVYWAIITLGPVLAGASLWATSFVARESLGLVRDVPEIISIAVSFMPLILTGLGFAALFVFVPNRDVLWRDALIGGAVTAIVLEIMKSGFAYYLTRFPTYTVIYGAFATLPIFLLWIYLSWLAVLLGAILASSAPLIRLGRRKINRYPGAQFVDALDALRALRRAQSANPPGLPANVLASQLRLHQDELNDVLEKLSAMGLATRSPEDLWVLTCDARETSMAPVVDNFLLDRGQARVRNDPEILRVASSVISQENAPTLEELCGEAQNTENGVAPLLQLEANKK; encoded by the coding sequence ATGAATCGCCCCGCCGAGTCCGTCGCCGCCACGCCGGCGGCTACCAAACCCGCGACCCCGCGCTCTTCATGGCTTGTCAGGGCAGGACGTGTTTTTCGGTTCACCCTGCAACGCGCCAACGAAGAAAAACTTCTGCAAGTCGCGTCCAGCCTCACCTTCACTACGGTGCTGGCTATCGTGCCCATGCTGGCAGTGGTGCTTTCCCTGTTCACCGCCTTTCCGGTGTTTCAGGAGTTCCGTGTCGCCCTCGAAGACTTCCTCGCCAACAGCCTGATGCCGCCGTCCGTCTCGGACAACATCATGGACTACCTGAACCAGTTCGCGCGCCAGGCGTCCCGCCTGACGGCCATTGGCGGCGCGTTCCTGCTGGTGACTTCCCTGCTGTTGATCATGACGATCGACCAGGCCTTCAATGACATCTGGCATGTGACGCGCCAGCGGCCGCTACGGCAGCGCGCGCTGGTGTATTGGGCCATCATCACGCTGGGGCCGGTCCTGGCCGGCGCCAGCTTGTGGGCCACCTCTTTCGTGGCGCGCGAATCCCTGGGACTGGTGCGCGACGTCCCGGAAATCATCAGCATCGCCGTTTCCTTCATGCCGCTGATCCTGACGGGTTTGGGCTTCGCGGCCCTGTTCGTCTTCGTCCCCAACCGGGACGTGCTGTGGCGGGATGCGCTGATTGGCGGGGCCGTGACGGCCATCGTCCTGGAAATCATGAAGTCGGGCTTTGCGTACTACCTGACCCGGTTTCCCACCTACACCGTCATTTACGGCGCATTCGCCACACTGCCGATATTTCTGTTGTGGATCTACCTGTCGTGGCTGGCCGTGCTGCTGGGCGCCATCCTGGCTTCCAGCGCGCCGCTGATCCGACTGGGCCGCCGCAAGATCAACCGCTACCCCGGCGCGCAATTCGTGGATGCCCTGGACGCCTTGCGCGCCCTGCGCCGCGCGCAGTCCGCTAATCCGCCGGGCCTGCCCGCCAACGTGCTTGCTTCGCAACTGCGTCTGCACCAAGACGAACTGAACGACGTGCTGGAAAAGCTGAGCGCGATGGGTCTGGCCACCCGCAGCCCGGAAGACCTCTGGGTGCTGACCTGCGATGCTCGCGAAACATCGATGGCGCCGGTCGTGGACAATTTTCTGCTGGACCGCGGCCAGGCCCGGGTACGAAACGATCCGGAGATCCTGCGAGTCGCCTCGTCCGTGATTTCCCAGGAAAATGCGCCAACGCTGGAAGAACTGTGCGGAGAAGCGCAGAATACCGAAAATGGAGTCGCTCCCCTATTGCAGTTGGAAGCGAACAAGAAATAG
- a CDS encoding DUF2069 domain-containing protein, with protein MNLELNPRLRLLASVSLFALIVLCVTWETVVAPLRPGGSWMLLKALPLAFPLRGILRGNLYTYQWASMLSLLYLMEGVVRAMSDPMPLSVLMAWGEIVLSATFFLSAIFYVRPAKRAARSQRA; from the coding sequence ATGAACCTTGAACTCAATCCCCGTTTGCGCCTGCTGGCGTCGGTTTCGCTGTTCGCCCTGATCGTCCTGTGCGTGACCTGGGAAACCGTGGTGGCGCCGTTGCGGCCGGGCGGATCCTGGATGTTGTTGAAGGCGCTGCCGCTGGCGTTTCCGTTGCGCGGCATCCTGCGTGGGAACCTCTACACCTATCAGTGGGCGTCCATGTTGTCGCTGCTGTATCTGATGGAAGGGGTGGTACGAGCCATGTCCGACCCCATGCCGCTTTCCGTGCTGATGGCCTGGGGCGAAATCGTTCTTTCGGCTACTTTTTTTCTTAGCGCCATTTTCTATGTGCGGCCCGCCAAGCGCGCCGCCAGGAGCCAACGCGCATGA